In one Bactrocera tryoni isolate S06 chromosome 5, CSIRO_BtryS06_freeze2, whole genome shotgun sequence genomic region, the following are encoded:
- the LOC120778066 gene encoding 1,5-anhydro-D-fructose reductase-like, with protein MYAPCAKVCLLDDRDAKTKLARTVKFYNGVKVPIVGLGTADLEAHIATRCVKDAIDAGIRHIDCAPIFCNQEEVGQAIKEKIDEGLIKRENLYISSKLWDSRHGPKWVRRSLEETLKQLQLDYLDNYVMHTPMGFKDGFENYPRNNRGEILFSDIDYVDTWRAMETLVDDGLVRSIGLANFNAEQIERILDVARIPPANLQVECHPYLTQKKLMDLCCKHNIVFMVSNPTGPRKKNANILPLKSNPKVLCLAKKYGKSAVEILIRYQLQRGNVVMLRTTQKDHMIQNVMIESFKLCRKDVEILDLMNCNFRNKTLAYASGHPHHPFENDCI; from the exons ATGTACGCACCCTGCGCAAAAGTCTGTCTGCTGGATGATCGCGATGCTAAAACAAAGCTTGCCCGTACGGTAAAATTCTACAATGGTGTTAAAGTACCCATTGTAGGACTCGGTACTGCAGAC TTAGAAGCGCACATTGCAACGCGTTGTGTAAAGGACGCCATCGATGCTGGCATACGGCATATAGACTGTGCGCCGATCTTTTGCAATCAAGAGGAGGTGGGACAGGCAATAAAGGAGAAAATCGATGAGGGTCTCATAAAAAG agAGAATCTTTATATATCCAGTAAACTTTGGGATTCTCGACATGGGCCAAAATGGGTGCGCCGCTCATTAGAAGAAACCCTAAAACAATTACAACTTGATTATCTCGATAATTATGTCATGCACACACCTATGGGTTTCAAAGATGGGTTTGAAAATTACCCGCGCAATAATAGAGGTGAAATCTTATTTTCGGACATCGATTATGTAGACACCTGGCGAGCAATGGAGACTTTGGTTGACGATGGTCTTGTACGTTCGATTGGTTTAGCCAATTTTAATGCGGAACAAATCGAACGCATACTGGATGTGGCACGTATACCGCCAGCAAATCTACAAGTGGAATGTCATCCGTATTTGACCCAGAagaaattaatggatttatgcTGTAAGCATAATATCGTTTTTATGGTTAGTAATCCCACCGGTCCAAGAAAGAAAAATGCCAATATCTTACCACTTAAGAGTAATCCGAAAGTTTTGTGTTTGGCAAAAAAATATGGTAAAAGCGCAGTCGAGATATTAATCCGTTATCAGCTGCAACGTGGCAACGTTGTAATGCTCAGAACAACTCAAAAAGATCACATGATACAAAACGTAATGATTGAAAGTTTTAAACTATGCCGGAAGGATGTGGAAATACTTGACTTGATGAATTGCAACTTCCGAAATAAAACACTTGCTTA CGCCTCTGGACATCCACATCATCCTTTCGAAAATGATTGCATTTGA